The Mauremys reevesii isolate NIE-2019 linkage group 3, ASM1616193v1, whole genome shotgun sequence genomic sequence GGCTTTACAAATATTCCTCAAAATTAATCTCTAAATGGAGGCGGGAATAAGTAATTATACAAACTATGAAGCAAGAATCTTGTCTTACAAACAATAATCTTATAGAGGTGTATAAATTTATTAAGGCCAGAATGTAGTATTCGCTTCTCGGCTCCTCAGAGGTAAGATCAAGTGTAAGTAGTCTCTCGGCCTATCAAAGGCTGTGATCAAGTATCTTGATGGGTTTGGTCTTTTGGCCCTGAGATGAAAGCCTTGTCTGTGTCTCCTGGACCATGAAGTACAAACATTATCTTCTAAGTTATGGCCATCCTCTTCACTGATGTTATGATTAATTAAAATAGCTACAAGTCAGGAAAAGGTATCTGGTTTCCAGAACTTTCGTAGAACCAAAGAGGGAATTCAATAATTGCCTTGAGTGCCATAACTCCAACCTAAACCTAAATATGCAAAAAGAAAACGGCCACTAAGTAACCtgtatttaaagggcccagagctctgtgGCAGccggagtcctgggccctttaattcgcccctgagctccggggctcccagctgcctctgcagctggtagctctggggtgatttaaaggccctggggctcccagccacagctggagccccagggcctttaaatcttgaaaggccccgcctcttccggttgaggccccgcttcttccagttgaggccacaccccgctcaggactccagcgtaccggtaagtcctttaagttactttcagcCCTGCTTCCATTAGAATGTAATCAGACCATTTGCTGGTATTCATTCTAAATGATTTATTCCACtttaaagggggtgggggagccacATCTAGGCTGAGAAAACATGGAAAATTTCGGGAAATATAATTTAAGAGAAATATTACAGTAGAAATTATTTGGCATAAAAGATGACTTTACACGGCATTAAAGCCTGTATTTCTATATTTTACATACCCTCAAAATATGAATGAAATGTTAATACAGCAATTAAGTttgtgcacaatttttttttaaattgtgaaataCGAGTGGTCAAATTATCAGAGAAATGTTATTTTGGACAGATTATTCCTAACAGCAATGGGAAAATACTACAAATGTATAATGTGGGTGAGTTCGCTTTCATAAAAGGACCTTCATTCTTGtattttcctattttattttaaaaacatctttttttcGTATTAATGCCACTGCATCACTTTGAAGTGTAAATATATATCTTAATGCAAAGACATACAGTTTGAACAAATAACAGTGTGATAGTTACAGGAATCCCAGCAATGCTTTTAAGAAGTCAGTCATGCTGCATTCTGGTGTGCAAAGGCCAGTGTATGGGAAAGATTAATAGAATGTGTGATCTAATGATTAAGCACATTCTAAACATTcataggaaggaaggaaggaaggaacacTGTCATAGTATGGAGGCCTTGTTTACAGAGAATAATTGAAGAAAGCCAGATTAAGTTCTCTTACCTTTTTTTTCAAAGTCCGTATTGCTAGATTTGAGCATGTACGGGCACCATTTAAAATTTAATGAGATTTCCTATTGTGCATATTCAATGACCTGCTCAAATGTTAACAACACTGAAAGATTTGTTTCAGAATGCAAACTTAGCAAAAGCAAGCATTCCTCATTGGAGGATCTTTCCATGACAAGTCTAAGGTATTTGAAAAAgctaacaatatttttttttattattattttttaaatttcttcttcATAACCAACATCTGAAGGGATTTTCCCCTCAGACTTTGCAGAACAAATTTCACTTTTGGGTTGAGACAAAACATAAGATGTTCTCCAACAGCAAAATCTATCTGTAAGTTAAGACCTCATAGTAAGTTAAGACCTCATGAAAAATAAGGGGTTAATAATGGCAATAGTTTTGCAACCACAGCTACAGCTTTGGCTACCCatgaataatatatatattaaccACAGTTCTCAAACTGGCCCTGCGCTCCATGGAGAGCAGAAAATGACTTCTCATTTCCATATGCTGAATTGCATTAAAAGCCATTTAAAATACTTGGATAATATTACTTTTTCATGTAAACAATAGCTGCAGCTGACTCAGGGAATAGATGGTCTGTGCAATCACAAACCAGAGGAAAGGTTGTCCATGAGAAACTCTGTATTATGATATAATTCACCCTATGAAAAAGTCTCAGAATTCTTGTGATAGGTGCACGTTTGCCTATATTATGTAGATGAATGTGTGTTCATATCTTATTAGTGACTTCCATTGATTTAAACATTGATTTGTGTCTCTTTGTTGTCAAAAAATCTGTTAATATAAATACGTATAAAACTGACATTACCACTAATATACACAGCTTTATACGGAGAAAGCAatgtccagatcctcaaaggcatttaggtgcctcccatgggtgttaggtgcctaagcacctttgaggatctgagccttaaGGTACCATCTAGACTTGGCGCTGGGGGTATGAttcccagctcgaggagacatacTCACATTAGCGCTGATTGAGCTAGCGTGCTACAAACAGCATGTAGCCATGGCAGCGCTGGTGACAGAACAAGCTAGCTGACCCAAATATGTACCATCCTAGCCATGCactcagggaggctagcccatCCCGCCACTCATGTTGCTGCAActacactatttttagcacactagctcaattaGAGATAGCAGGAGTAtatctccttgagctgggaaccACACCCCCAGGTCCAAATGTAGACATATGCTTAGTGCTGGATAGTCTTGTGTCCTTCAACTTTCAGTAAATATTTACTGATCACAAAGGTGTGTGTACTGATTGTGTGATAACTTGATTTACACTTATACAAACATTGCTTTTTTCAGCATTACAGATTATATTCTAAACAGCGTATATATTGCCCAAGTATTCAAACCAaagtgcctaaagttagacacctaaaCCTGTATTTACACACCTGAATAAAAATGGCTTGTATTCATAGGTACTGAGCAACTGCAGTGCACATTCACTGTAATGGCTGTCACTGGTGCTCAGGATCACTGAAAAATCAAGCCATTGTTATTAAGGTGTTTAACTTTAGACAAAGCAATTGGAAAATTATGGGCAATATATTTACCAAGAATAAAAGATTTAGGGGATCTAATGTCCCCCTGCAATTCACAGAGGATTGCCGCAGGCTCCCATTTCAGCAGAATAGGGAAACAAATTCCTTAAAATACAGGCTACATAGCAACATCAGTACTGATCAGATTGTACTTCATCTCCACACTACCCCCGTTGGATACAATCTGTATAGAAAGAGTAATCCAAATACTGCATTGCACATATCTGGCTGGTCTTGCAGTCCCCTTCACAGACAATGCTTTTGTCATAACTCACAATGAAATTATTGTAATACTGTTGAAACAGTTTGCTGTGTGGCACAGTGAATTGCTTTGCCATTTCATATAAATTTTCTGGCTTCAAGTCTTCAATACCATATGCTTTGGTCAGGATGTATTCTAGTTTCCAGTTTGATTCATTTTTCAGGTTGGCATCTGTGAGGTTCAAGTAAAACTGCCAAAGATcctacaggtttaaaaaaaaggagaGGGGGCACAGTTGTATGGCTTTCTTGCTTGCTTCATTAAGTTTCTAGAATGATATATTGATTAGGAAGCTGTCACTGCTTATTATTCACAACTGAATAAAAGGTCATGCCCCACCCCAAGAGCTGGGCTCACACCATAAGCTGACACTTGCATTGAAGTAATGGTggggggaagaaagagagagagacaaatgaGGTAGCTACATTATTAGAGGTGCTTCCTCTCAAAAAAGAGGGTAAACCAAAGTCCCTTATGCTCATCTCTGGTGGCTGGCCAAATGAATGATAAAACCAGATCTAGGCTACATATAGGGAGAAAAGCATAGTAAGGGCTGAACTCACTTTTCCCCAGGCACCATTTGGTGGCATATGGATAGGTGGCCAGTGGAGGCCACGGGAAGAATGTAGGGAAATGAAGACCTGCAGGAATGAGGGTCATGTGAGAAATGGGCAGCAGCTAAGCACataagctttgccattgactccagtaaGGCAAAGGATTTCACCCCTGAACCTTCTGGAAATTCTCTTCCAGTGTTTTATACAGTGCCAGACTAAGCGCACCAAAGTTATTCTCTCTATCACCAAAGCTCGCAGGTGTCTAAAGAGAGACCTATCCGTACGCGCCAGGATTCTACCTGCcttttccatggctgaacaaaaGCTTTTTTCCTGACTTTTATTCTGTGTTCTAGGGTTTAGGCAGCAGAAGGAAAATGGGAGGTGGGTCTTTCAGGTCCAGGAAAGGCTACATCGTTCCTATTTGAAGATTAAGAAGAacccttcctcctcccacccctctctgcctACCACTGAGGAGACAGAACCCAGCACCAATCTGGCAGCAGGACACCCGGTATGAAAAAGGCTTGAGCTGTAGCTATTTTAATCCTGAACACTAACACAATGCTTTTCATCTTCACATACCAACAAGCTGTACTGAAGAGGATCGTATTGATACAGTCTGACTCCAGGATTGTTGGACTCTCTCTGCCACACACTTTTCACTGGAGTCACGGCAGGTGCCACAAACAAGGAATTTATTgggttttctaaaaaaaaataattgggaaATAATCATTCCCTTTAGGGTAAATGCTTTCAGAAATGCATTATTTACATTTGAGAACAAAGACGACAAGACCCAGGGTGCTTGGCTTAAGTACTTTAGGGATTTTTGCACAGGGGTAGCTATATCAGTGCAACCGCCCAGCACAGAGATGCTGCGCTGGTGCAAACCTAGGTACGTCTCACCCATATGAACTCCACTTTATGTCAGTGCAGCGCATCTACACTGGAGGCTTGCACTAGAATAGCTACATTGGCCCAACAATCCAGAATGTAGCCATGCCCTACCTATCCAGTGCATTTCTCCTGTTAGCCtggtgacagatatggcaatttcctgcacaACCTCATTGAAGAGAGACAAAGTAGGTGTGgtcatttttcttttactggaccaacttctgctggttgAAAGGGATGAGCTTTTGAGATTCACAGAGCTATTGTTCAGgtccttattgaattaagtttatgtatcattgtgggccagggactgtatgcAATTCCATGGGGGATGGGAACAACAGTCCTCGGAACTGAGAACAATGGGGGAGTGATTAGGCAAATTTACTCAGGTTAAATACCTCCAGAGAGCTACCACCACCAGGAGAGATTTGCATATGCTGATTCAGACTGGATACTCTAGAGAACCAATAGTCAGcaaaaggacttttggataaacagCTTGAGTTTAAACTGTCCAAGGGAGGCGCCAATccttccttttattgttttaatatattttctctgtaatgcttttaccttacgCATAAAAATGTTGCTTAGTAAGAGCTGGGTGTAACTTAACTGTGGCCAATTATGCTGCctatagcctctgaggagaagGCAAAGCAGGCCTGCTCAGGCAGTCTGATTTGCTGGGGAACTCGCTGTAGGCAGGgcactgtgcagcctggaaataccctagTCAGGAAGGAGAGACACATGTcctgtgttccctctaattttttgcatgcatgtgcagaatgaattttgttgtgtgcaccaatatggaggtgacgtGTGAAActtcacctccatattggtgcacataacaaaattcatgtggtgggggtgggaccaaggggttcagagtgtgggaggagactcagggctggagcagaggcttgggatgcaggggggtgaggactccagctgggagtgcgggctctggggtggggcagaggatgaggggctcagggtgggggcagtgggctctggctggggtggggtgagctctgggataaggggtttggggtgcaggctgcctcaGGGCTACAGCGGGGATAAAGGATTCCCCCTAGCTCTCTCTCCCtgagcagcacctgggctggggaaggggggtgggtgggaaggcacctttccctgccacagcagctccgGGGTTGGGGCCATGGGATAGGCATCTCTCCGCGAGTTGGGCtggagccgggggaggggtgcctctccCCCGGCCACGGTAGGTCCAGGCCGGGGGCTGGCTTGGGGTCGGTggagagaggcacctctccccaccacagccctgagcgCCTGCATGGagcttaataggctgctgcatggccgcaaagcttagagggaacttaggacatgtctccacccaagagacTGATAGTTAGGGAGCCAGAAGCTTGAGAGTGGTTTCCCCTGCTGGACCACGGAGGGGGAATTCAGGTACAggtgccctgaactgtgacaagcCTCACTAAAGGAAACAGATCAGAGCTATCTTCAACTTACCGCAGCTTCCTTTATGTTTTTTGCATTATCAGAAATGTCAGGTGCCTACAACAATTTGCCCTGAAGCTCACCTAACCAGACTATGAGAGAAATCCCTGCTGGCACCTGTTATGTCTACCCTGCTCTTTACAGCAAGTCAAAGGAAGATATTTGAGGACTTTCAGTAGCTAGAATACACAAGTATGTGTATTTAGAGCATCTCTATGAAGAAAGTTAGATATTCCTTTATGCAGCCAACATAACAGTGCAGAAGTCACAAGGCTGAAGGCCACAAGTGAGCAGGAGCTCTGAAAACTGCAGAACAGTGCAGGAAAGCCAGCAGACTCTTCTGAAGGAAATAAAATGGACTCTGTATCTCAAAACATGGATTTTGGCTGCAAATTCCAATTAAGCTTGAATTCAGCGAAGCTTGTCAATAAACAAATGCCTGAAATGAGAACACATTCTGAAAAGAGCAAAGTCATAGTGAGCAAGATTAGACATGCAAGTGCCTATTTTTGTCAGAGGAACAAGACAATAAAACAGATTTGGAAGCAGAGTGACTTGCACAACACAACTTGCAGCAACAAAACAGCAAGGGTGGTCTGTCCCCCTCGCTGAAGTTTGGAGTTGGATGTGTAGTCAGTTAATTAAATGTGCAGCCAGCCCTGGGAAtgtgcagccagccctgccttaATAGACATGTTAAGAACAAACTCTCTAAAGGTGGTTCTCTCACTTGGTGCAATTCCTTCTTATTGGGGTGTCGATGTGAAATTGGTCTATGTTAAGATGACAGCGACTCAGAGTGCAGAGCTGATTCATCAAAGGGTTTTATGATTGTCTTTAGAAGTTCATATAAAACCTATTATAAATGTGGAGTCAATTATGGTAAGTTTATAGATACTGTAACAAACTCAGGCACTGGAGTCACCGTTCTATGCTATAGACACAAATATTTAAGCAGCAATTTCTATTAGAAACAACATCCTTTGTAGCCactgtcacttttaaaaataagtgaTTTCAGAGCATAAAGCAAAACCTTCAAAGCTGGGTGCTTATCCCAAAGAAAAATCACCTGATCAAGGAGATGGCACAAGCAGAGATTTCTTTTCCCCACCCCCGCCACTTATCTTAATTAACTTTAAAGCAGCAGGGAACCCAGCAGAGAGGTTCAGTAATGATGCAGGAAACACAAAAAGCAGAACACGTTTCCTTGGCCTGAGAACATTCCCTTTGACATACATAACACACAATAGGAACCGGCCAGTGTAATTTGACCATGTCACTgaaagagaggagaggaaagacTAGAGATGCTTGTCTAGGAATTACTGGTGTTCATTAGAAGTGTGACGCTTAAAAGTCTCTTCTAATATCAGTAGAAAAGGAAAATGTGGACAGTCTGTCTTACAATACAATGTGTAGTTCTTCCGCGCATTTCTCATTACAGGAGTTTGGGGAGAACAACATTTATACAGTGTTCTAGTAAATGTTCAACAACCTTGATACAACATAAATAAATAGCACTTTCATCCCCATTTCTTTTTAAGAATAATTCACACCAGAGTTTGACTGGCCCCCATATACACCAAAATATTCTTTTACTTGGAGCCAATCAGGAAGGGATGCAGCAAAGACACTTTTATGCTACAAACATCATTACCTTTCTCATCCAGAAGGATCATGATGCTATCTCTGTGAGTGTGTCCAAAAAACTGTCCAGCAATAACATCACTATACTTGCGAAAAATCTTTACTAATCTCTCATTGTAATATCCTCTTATGGCAGTAGTGTTCCTTGCAAAAGGCAGATATCCTATTGGCACATGTCCTATCACATATACCTAAAAGATCAGATAGATACAACACAATTAGCATCCTCATATGAAGCAAA encodes the following:
- the SMPDL3A gene encoding acid sphingomyelinase-like phosphodiesterase 3a isoform X2 codes for the protein MNESEQQVSFMIWTGDSPPHVPVEELSTKMVINVIGNMTSTIQSFFPDLQVFPALGNHDYWPQDQLPVSASEVYSAVANFWKPWLTDEAISTFKKGGFYTQLFQSSVSPQPLRIISLNTNLYYSPNHVTLNITDPANQLAWLESTLEISLQKKEKVYVIGHVPIGYLPFARNTTAIRGYYNERLVKIFRKYSDVIAGQFFGHTHRDSIMILLDEKENPINSLFVAPAVTPVKSVWQRESNNPGVRLYQYDPLQYSLLDLWQFYLNLTDANLKNESNWKLEYILTKAYGIEDLKPENLYEMAKQFTVPHSKLFQQYYNNFIVSYDKSIVCEGDCKTSQICAMQYLDYSFYTDCIQRG